The genomic interval CATCCGGAATGCCAAGCTCCCTTCCAACCTTTCTGACCTCATCTTTAAAAAGATTTCTTAACGGTTCTATAATTTCTTTAAACTCTATATTGGTGGGCAGACCACCCACGTTATGATGGCTTTTTATTACTGCTGCGTCTCCTAAGCCGCTTTCAACAACATCGGGGTATATGGTTCCCTGCACCAGGTAATCAACTTTTCCTATCTTTTTAGCTTCTTCTTCAAACACCCGGATAAATTCCTCACCAATTATTTTTCTTTTCATTTCAGGCTCTATAACTCCTTTAAGTCTGCCAAGAAATCTCTCTCCTGCATCCACCCTTACAAGGTTAATATTGAATTGGTTCCTAAATACCTTTTCAACCTGGTCACCTTCAAATTTTCTAAGCAGGCCGTTATCCACAAATATACAGATAAGCTGCTCACCTACTGCCTTATGCACCAGCACAGCTGCCACAGATGAATCCACTCCTCCTGAAAGGGCACAAAGCACCGATTTATTACCTACTTTTTTTCTTATGTCGCTTATTGCACTTTCAACGAAGGATAACATTTTCCAATCGCCCGAGCAGCGGCATATTCTGAAGAGAAAATTCTCCAGCATGGCTTTACCTGCCGGGGTATGCACGACTTCGGGATGAAACTGCACTCCGTAAAATTTGTTTTTTTCATCTTCCATGGCTGCCACTGGACAATTTGCCGAACCGGCTATAACTCTGAAGCCCTCCGGCAGCCTGCTTACATAATATGTGTGGCTCATCCAGCAGGTGGTTTTCTCTTCTATACCGGAAAAAAGCCGGCTTAATGAATTTAAGTTTATTTCCGTGCTTCCGTATTCCCTTTGTTCGGCCATGGCAACTTCCCCGCCCAGCATAACGCTCATAAGCTGCATACCGTAGCATATTCCAAGGATTGGAATGCCCAGTTTAAAAACTTCTGCATTACAAAAAGGAGCCCCTTTATCAGTAACTGATGCAGGGCCCCCTGTAAAAATAATTCCTTTCGGATTTAAATTTTTAATTTTATCAATTGAAATATTATAAGGAAATATCTCGCAATAAACGTTAGACTCTCTTACTCTTCTTGCAATTAACTGGTTGTATTGACCTCCAAAATCAAGAATTAACACAAGCTCATTATTCAAGTATAAAACCCCTTTCATTTTCCCATATATTATACTATAGGGTAACATAATAGTAAAATCATCAATTGTAATATGGTAGATAAGTATTATTTATATGGGGTTATTCATTACTACATTCAAGTAAATTTACTATCATCAATGATATTATTCCTTCCCCTATCTCA from Bacillota bacterium carries:
- the guaA gene encoding glutamine-hydrolyzing GMP synthase — protein: MNNELVLILDFGGQYNQLIARRVRESNVYCEIFPYNISIDKIKNLNPKGIIFTGGPASVTDKGAPFCNAEVFKLGIPILGICYGMQLMSVMLGGEVAMAEQREYGSTEINLNSLSRLFSGIEEKTTCWMSHTYYVSRLPEGFRVIAGSANCPVAAMEDEKNKFYGVQFHPEVVHTPAGKAMLENFLFRICRCSGDWKMLSFVESAISDIRKKVGNKSVLCALSGGVDSSVAAVLVHKAVGEQLICIFVDNGLLRKFEGDQVEKVFRNQFNINLVRVDAGERFLGRLKGVIEPEMKRKIIGEEFIRVFEEEAKKIGKVDYLVQGTIYPDVVESGLGDAAVIKSHHNVGGLPTNIEFKEIIEPLRNLFKDEVRKVGRELGIPDEIVLRQPFPGPGLAIRVMGEVTRDKLEIVRESDYIFREEIAKAGLSSDINQYFTVLTGIKTVGVMGDERTYDYVVALRAVTTTDFMTANWAKIPYEVLERVSNRIVNEIKNVNRVLYDITSKPPATIEWE